The following proteins come from a genomic window of Proteinivorax hydrogeniformans:
- a CDS encoding DUF6548 family protein, with translation MAKQLSNADKFLDVYNELDKFMRQRLNAGDYKGHTKLLEEMKQRYTIVNSYYEELKDYAKLRNAIVHESKEGVKPIAEPHDITVKNYYAIAQTIINPPKALEKIAVSYTNIFTATLKDNALEIMEKMHKHTFTHVPVVDEDDKLLGIFSENTVFSYLVEHRILETDQDNTIEEFADFLPIEKHKSEYFEFVPKSTLVMDIEEMFKQGLKDDKRISVIFITENGKKEEKILGLITPWDVAGYDGICFRY, from the coding sequence GTGGCGAAACAGTTATCAAATGCAGATAAATTTTTGGATGTGTATAATGAGCTAGACAAATTTATGCGTCAAAGGTTAAACGCGGGCGACTATAAGGGACATACCAAGTTACTTGAAGAAATGAAACAAAGATATACTATAGTGAACTCATACTACGAAGAATTAAAAGATTACGCAAAGCTAAGAAATGCTATAGTACATGAGTCTAAAGAAGGTGTGAAACCAATAGCAGAGCCTCATGATATTACTGTAAAGAACTATTACGCTATAGCCCAAACGATAATAAATCCCCCTAAAGCTTTAGAAAAAATTGCCGTAAGCTACACAAACATCTTTACTGCCACTCTCAAAGACAATGCACTCGAAATCATGGAAAAAATGCATAAACATACATTTACTCATGTACCAGTAGTTGACGAGGATGATAAGCTACTAGGTATATTTAGTGAAAACACAGTATTTTCATATCTTGTTGAACACCGCATACTGGAAACAGATCAAGACAACACAATAGAAGAGTTTGCTGATTTTCTTCCTATAGAAAAACATAAAAGCGAATACTTTGAATTTGTTCCCAAAAGCACCCTTGTAATGGACATTGAGGAAATGTTTAAGCAAGGACTTAAAGATGATAAGCGTATTTCAGTTATATTTATAACTGAAAACGGCAAGAAGGAAGAAAAGATCTTGGGTCTTATAACCCCCTGGGATGTTGCGGGGTATGATGGAATTTGTTTTAGATATTGA
- a CDS encoding GNAT family N-acetyltransferase, producing MFKFKDFDLLTDGTIDLKIEEKTPANEEKGYVPAYKYSITLHDSSAPIGNIDIRIGYNENIYYGGNIGYGIDAAHRGNSYAAKACKIIKQVATSHGMNKLIITCDPDNWPSRRTCEKAGLKLKEIADLPSHNEMYQRGEKQKCIFEWDLEEY from the coding sequence ATGTTTAAATTCAAAGATTTCGATTTGCTAACAGATGGCACAATTGACTTAAAAATAGAGGAAAAAACACCGGCCAATGAAGAAAAAGGATATGTACCTGCTTATAAATACAGCATAACCTTACATGATTCTAGTGCCCCCATAGGCAACATTGATATCCGCATTGGCTATAACGAAAATATATATTATGGAGGCAACATAGGATATGGTATAGATGCAGCCCATAGAGGTAACAGCTATGCTGCAAAAGCCTGCAAAATTATAAAACAGGTAGCCACTTCTCATGGAATGAATAAGCTAATAATAACGTGTGACCCTGACAACTGGCCATCTAGAAGAACATGTGAAAAGGCTGGTCTCAAACTAAAAGAAATAGCAGACCTACCATCACATAATGAGATGTATCAAAGAGGAGAAAAGCAAAAGTGTATATTTGAATGGGATTTAGAAGAATATTAA
- a CDS encoding glutaredoxin — translation MNDLKLFTMSTCPYCIKVERYMEDNNISVSLADIKKDPKNKEELIEKGGKVQVPMLLIDGKALYESEEIIKWFKGRPDSL, via the coding sequence ATTAACGATTTAAAACTTTTCACGATGAGCACATGTCCATATTGCATCAAGGTAGAAAGGTACATGGAGGATAATAATATATCCGTCTCGCTGGCAGACATAAAAAAAGACCCTAAGAATAAAGAAGAACTAATAGAAAAAGGCGGAAAAGTACAAGTCCCAATGCTACTAATAGATGGGAAGGCGTTATATGAGTCGGAGGAGATAATCAAGTGGTTTAAAGGTAGGCCAGACAGCTTATAA
- a CDS encoding GNAT family protein — MIKGKKVIIRPLQLGDEEFLHKWWNDGEMMAHATLAYGTLQTKDTIRASIQKENENQSLYPTNKRFLVLEAKNQQPIGEINYGGWSPRDQKAEFGIKICEKEQQGQGYGLDALYHFIDYMFKFLNLNKIELTSITDNQRAHSLYKKLGFKEIGIIRQGTFDSRTGSFADVMYMDLLKEEWQETKSNLKI, encoded by the coding sequence TTGATCAAAGGAAAAAAAGTAATTATTAGACCGTTACAGCTAGGAGATGAAGAATTTTTACACAAATGGTGGAACGACGGTGAAATGATGGCACATGCCACTTTAGCTTATGGAACCCTGCAAACTAAAGACACAATTAGAGCAAGCATACAAAAAGAAAACGAAAACCAAAGTCTATACCCTACAAACAAAAGATTTTTAGTTTTAGAAGCTAAAAACCAACAGCCCATCGGTGAGATTAACTACGGAGGCTGGAGCCCCAGAGACCAAAAAGCAGAGTTTGGCATAAAAATTTGCGAAAAAGAGCAGCAAGGACAAGGATACGGTCTAGATGCCCTATACCATTTTATAGACTATATGTTTAAATTCCTAAACTTAAATAAAATAGAGCTAACCTCAATAACAGACAACCAAAGAGCCCACAGCCTATACAAAAAGCTAGGCTTTAAAGAAATAGGAATAATAAGGCAGGGAACCTTCGACTCTAGAACAGGCTCCTTCGCCGATGTCATGTATATGGATTTGTTAAAAGAAGAATGGCAAGAAACAAAAAGCAACCTAAAAATCTAA
- a CDS encoding NAD-dependent protein deacylase, whose amino-acid sequence MKLQKLKKLIKESNNIVFFGGAGVSTESGIPDFRSAQGIHNSDSGLNYSPEEILSYSFFTKHPDIFYKFYKEKIIHKEAKPNAAHKALAKLEQQGKVKAVITQNVDGLHQKAKSKNVLELHGSIYRNYCLECNKSYDLDYILKSNTTPKCQKCQGIIKPDVTLYEESLNMDTLQKAITHISKADLLIVGGTSLTVYPAAHLIDYYRGNKLVVINKQPTHQDWKAYLSIKGRIGDAFTDCL is encoded by the coding sequence ATGAAACTACAAAAACTAAAAAAACTCATAAAAGAAAGCAACAACATCGTCTTCTTCGGTGGTGCTGGCGTTTCCACCGAAAGTGGCATCCCTGATTTTAGATCGGCACAAGGCATTCACAATAGTGATTCAGGACTTAACTACTCCCCTGAAGAAATATTAAGCTATTCTTTTTTCACGAAACATCCGGACATATTCTACAAATTCTACAAAGAAAAAATAATCCATAAAGAGGCCAAACCAAATGCCGCCCACAAAGCTTTAGCCAAATTAGAGCAACAAGGTAAAGTTAAAGCAGTAATAACCCAAAACGTAGACGGACTCCACCAAAAGGCAAAAAGCAAAAACGTACTAGAGCTCCACGGCTCTATATATAGGAACTACTGCTTAGAGTGTAACAAATCCTACGATCTAGACTATATCTTAAAATCAAACACCACACCTAAGTGCCAAAAATGCCAAGGTATAATCAAACCAGACGTGACCCTATACGAAGAAAGTCTTAATATGGACACACTACAAAAAGCAATCACCCACATATCAAAAGCAGACCTACTAATAGTAGGAGGAACATCCCTAACAGTCTATCCAGCAGCCCATCTAATAGACTACTACAGAGGAAATAAGCTGGTGGTAATAAACAAGCAACCAACCCACCAAGATTGGAAAGCGTATCTAAGTATCAAAGGAAGAATAGGAGATGCATTTACAGACTGCTTATAA
- a CDS encoding IS3 family transposase (programmed frameshift), whose translation MSKSKSKHYSKEFIESVLKRLEPPSNDTVTAIAAELGIPKTTIYTWVKRNNKTLSSRKPQNRWNSEDKFQIVLETAALSEAELADYCRRKGIYLEDIKRWKEQCLKANQGETQDYQKTKSELKEEKEKAKELKKQLRQKEKALAETAALLVLRKKADANLGGPRGRLISSSDRVKAVELIDEARINGARLAPACEVLSISVRTYQRWTKEKGKIKEDKRPSAKRPTPKNKLTDEERQEIIKTANNPKYVDLPPSQIVPKLADEGKYLASESTIYRVLKEEKMDAHRGRAKKPTKREPPTHVATSPNKIWTWDITWLNSAVKGSFYKLYLIIDMFSRLIVAYEVWESEKAEYAERLIKKATLSQKISGRPLVLHSDNGSPMKAATFQATLEKLGIQSSFSRPRVSNDNPYSESLFKTMKYRPAYPYKGFKSIEEARNWVKEFVRWYNYEHLHSGLKFVTPYQRHYGIDVNIVEKRIRIYEHARKKHPERWSKNIRDWSLPEYVSLNPIKDIQFKNTIDHVD comes from the exons ATGTCAAAATCTAAAAGTAAGCACTACTCTAAAGAGTTTATTGAGTCCGTATTAAAAAGACTTGAGCCCCCTTCAAATGACACCGTTACTGCTATTGCAGCAGAGCTGGGCATTCCCAAAACAACCATTTATACATGGGTGAAAAGAAACAATAAAACTCTATCATCTCGCAAACCTCAAAATAGGTGGAACTCAGAAGATAAATTCCAAATAGTATTAGAAACAGCAGCTTTAAGTGAAGCTGAGCTAGCCGATTACTGCCGACGTAAAGGTATATACCTTGAAGATATAAAGCGTTGGAAAGAGCAATGTTTAAAGGCAAACCAAGGTGAAACACAGGACTACCAAAAGACTAAAAGTGAGTTAAAGGAAGAAAAGGAAAAAGCAAAAGAATTAAAAAAGCAGCTTAGACAAAAAGAGAAGGCACTGGCAGAAACGGCTGCATTACTAGTATTAAGAAAAAAAGCAGACGCGA ATTTGGGGGGACCCCGAGGAAGACTGATCAGTAGCTCAGATCGCGTAAAAGCAGTAGAACTGATCGATGAAGCAAGAATAAATGGTGCAAGGTTAGCCCCTGCATGTGAAGTATTAAGTATCAGCGTGCGTACCTATCAAAGATGGACTAAGGAAAAAGGGAAGATCAAAGAAGATAAAAGACCTTCAGCTAAACGCCCCACTCCTAAAAACAAGCTAACAGATGAAGAACGCCAAGAAATAATAAAAACAGCAAATAATCCTAAGTATGTCGACTTACCTCCATCACAAATAGTTCCTAAGCTGGCAGACGAAGGCAAATATTTGGCATCTGAATCAACAATTTACAGGGTTTTAAAAGAAGAAAAAATGGATGCTCACCGAGGAAGGGCCAAAAAACCCACAAAAAGGGAGCCTCCTACTCATGTAGCTACTTCCCCTAATAAAATATGGACTTGGGATATAACATGGCTAAACTCTGCTGTTAAAGGTAGTTTCTATAAGTTATACCTTATAATAGATATGTTTAGCAGATTAATTGTAGCCTATGAAGTATGGGAGTCAGAGAAAGCAGAATATGCTGAAAGACTTATTAAAAAAGCAACATTGTCTCAAAAGATTTCAGGTCGACCTTTAGTACTACACTCCGATAATGGCAGCCCAATGAAAGCAGCAACATTTCAGGCCACACTTGAAAAACTAGGTATTCAAAGCTCTTTTTCCCGTCCAAGAGTTAGTAATGACAACCCTTACTCCGAATCGCTCTTTAAGACCATGAAGTATCGCCCAGCATACCCTTATAAAGGTTTTAAAAGCATAGAGGAAGCAAGAAATTGGGTTAAAGAATTTGTTAGATGGTATAACTATGAACACTTACATAGTGGCTTAAAATTTGTTACACCTTACCAAAGACACTATGGAATTGATGTTAATATAGTAGAAAAAAGAATCAGGATCTATGAGCATGCAAGGAAAAAGCACCCAGAGAGGTGGTCTAAAAATATCAGAGATTGGTCATTACCCGAATATGTTTCTCTAAACCCTATAAAAGACATACAGTTTAAAAATACTATAGATCATGTAGATTAG
- a CDS encoding N-6 DNA methylase encodes MENNIKIDKDKLIQELKQLHKQLVNVYDEIFEYKFSTDQEFIDFIESQYTDEGIAKKDREAWNKNYCHRAAYTLLNKILFIRICEDKGFMTREEDYVVGELENEHAGQKLSKKGLEKWKTLITKSTFGELVNFAFADMKKSYNNISLYKQEKYDALNPTEEEFDLYYVDLEVDKRNVKLIKKFDDVLDIVIKKLGKDRNFKVIDSNILGDVYEKFMDRETRKAVGQFYTPEFVIEYILNNTVAEADVLENPFVTVADIACGSGHFLTMAYDILRRKFKDNLASLQVKYANEIYTIKKNGKDQEITGKQYWQEKNIHYHLLKNCIYGADIDSFAVQLATINLLLKDLDNFTDELNIIEADSLIRWEEEYDLDELKKELQKKHETVTVRQVNWLGEEEKRKVTQKKQKVNLKHQSGKVEVITKEKAKEVVKLCSFFNTTFEYVLGNPPYIRHEKIKNKTYLSKNYDVFNNISDIYTYFFERGMAMLNRNGKLGFITSNKFTRTNYGKELRSFLSNKFTIGVCQESCRIKIKKFYELPC; translated from the coding sequence ATGGAAAACAATATCAAAATAGATAAAGACAAACTAATACAAGAGCTTAAGCAGTTGCATAAGCAGCTAGTAAATGTTTATGACGAAATATTTGAATATAAGTTTTCAACTGATCAAGAATTTATAGACTTTATCGAAAGCCAGTACACAGATGAAGGTATAGCCAAAAAAGATAGAGAAGCTTGGAATAAAAATTATTGTCACCGTGCAGCATATACCCTGCTTAACAAAATTTTATTTATAAGAATTTGCGAAGATAAAGGCTTCATGACAAGAGAAGAGGATTATGTGGTAGGTGAGCTAGAAAATGAGCATGCAGGACAAAAGCTGTCTAAAAAAGGATTGGAAAAGTGGAAAACTCTAATAACAAAATCGACTTTTGGAGAATTAGTCAATTTTGCTTTTGCGGACATGAAAAAATCTTACAATAATATATCACTTTATAAACAAGAAAAATATGATGCCTTAAACCCCACAGAGGAAGAGTTTGATCTTTACTATGTTGATCTGGAAGTCGATAAAAGAAATGTGAAACTTATTAAAAAATTTGATGATGTATTAGATATTGTTATTAAGAAACTAGGCAAAGACCGGAATTTCAAAGTGATAGATAGTAATATTCTTGGTGATGTTTATGAAAAATTCATGGACAGGGAAACCCGTAAAGCAGTAGGACAGTTTTATACACCAGAATTTGTTATCGAATATATCTTAAATAATACAGTAGCAGAAGCGGATGTGCTGGAAAATCCGTTTGTTACAGTCGCTGACATTGCTTGTGGATCTGGCCATTTTTTAACAATGGCTTATGATATTTTAAGAAGAAAATTTAAAGATAATCTTGCAAGCTTACAAGTTAAATATGCTAATGAAATATATACAATAAAAAAGAATGGTAAAGATCAAGAAATAACTGGGAAGCAATACTGGCAAGAAAAAAATATCCATTATCATCTTCTTAAGAATTGTATTTATGGTGCGGATATAGATAGTTTTGCGGTACAGCTAGCAACTATAAATTTATTACTTAAAGATCTAGATAACTTTACTGATGAGTTGAATATAATTGAAGCAGATAGTTTAATAAGATGGGAAGAGGAATATGATTTAGATGAATTAAAAAAAGAGCTTCAAAAAAAGCATGAAACCGTAACAGTTAGGCAAGTAAACTGGCTAGGAGAAGAAGAAAAAAGGAAAGTAACACAAAAAAAACAGAAAGTTAATTTAAAGCATCAGTCAGGCAAAGTAGAAGTAATCACAAAGGAAAAAGCAAAAGAGGTCGTAAAACTATGTAGTTTCTTTAACACAACATTTGAATACGTGCTTGGGAACCCTCCTTATATTAGGCATGAGAAAATAAAAAATAAAACTTATTTGAGTAAAAATTACGATGTTTTTAATAATATTTCGGATATATATACTTATTTTTTTGAACGAGGAATGGCGATGCTTAATAGAAATGGCAAACTAGGGTTTATTACTTCTAATAAATTTACACGAACAAATTATGGAAAAGAATTGCGTAGCTTCCTATCTAATAAATTTACTATCGGTGTTTGTCAAGAAAGTTGTCGCATTAAAATTAAAAAGTTTTACGAATTACCTTGTTAG